In Antechinus flavipes isolate AdamAnt ecotype Samford, QLD, Australia chromosome 3, AdamAnt_v2, whole genome shotgun sequence, a genomic segment contains:
- the ATP1A3 gene encoding sodium/potassium-transporting ATPase subunit alpha-3 isoform X1, with translation MGRGHSDSYRVATSQDKKDDKGSPKKGKNKERRDMDDLKKEVAMTEHKMSVEEVCRKYNTDCVQGLTHSKAQEILARDGPNALTPPPTTPEWVKFCRQLFGGFSILLWIGAILCFLAYGIQAGTEDDPAGDNLYLGIVLAAVVIITGCFSYYQEAKSSKIMESFKNMVPQQALVIREGEKMQVNAEEVVVGDLVEIKGGDRVPADLRIISAHGCKVDNSSLTGESEPQTRSPDCTHDNPLETRNITFFSTNCVEGTARGVVVATGDRTVMGRIATLASGLEVGKTPIAIEIEHFIQLITGVAVFLGVSFFILSLILGYTWLEAVIFLIGIIVANVPEGLLATVTVCLTLTAKRMARKNCLVKNLEAVETLGSTSTICSDKTGTLTQNRMTVAHMWFDNQIHEADTTEDQSGTSFDKSSHTWVALSHIAGLCNRAVFKGGQDNIPVLKRDVAGDASESALLKCIELSSGSVKLMRERNKKVAEIPFNSTNKYQLSIHETEDPNDNRYLLVMKGAPERILDRCSTILLQGKEQTLDDELKEAFQNAYLELGGLGERVLGFCHYYLPEEQFPKGFAFDCDDVNFTTDNLCFVGLMSMIDPPRAAVPDAVGKCRSAGIKVIMVTGDHPITAKAIAKGVGIISEGNETVEDIAARLNIPVSQVNPRDAKACVIHGTDLKDFSSEQIDEILQNHTEIVFARTSPQQKLIIVEGCQRQGAIVAVTGDGVNDSPALKKADIGVAMGIAGSDVSKQAADMILLDDNFASIVTGVEEGRLIFDNLKKSIAYTLTSNIPEITPFLLFIMANIPLPLGTITILCIDLGTDMVPAISLAYEAAESDIMKRQPRNPRTDKLVNERLISMAYGQIGMIQALGGFFAYFVILAENGFLPSNLVGIRLNWDDRTVNDLEDSYGQQWTYEQRKSVEFTCHTAFFVSIVVVQWADLIICKTRRNSVFQQGMKNKILIFGLFEETALAAFLSYCPGMDVALRMYPLKPSWWFCAFPYSFLIFVYDEIRKLILRRNPGGWVEKETYY, from the exons ATGGGG CGCGGCCACTCTGACAGCTATCGTGTCGCCACCTCGCAGGACAAGAAAGATGACAAGGGCTCGCCCAAGAAGGGCAAGAACAAGGAACGCCGGGACATGGACGACCTCAAGAAGGAGGTGGCCATG ACCGAGCACAAGATGTCAGTGGAAGAGGTGTGTCGGAAATACAACACTGACTGTGTGCAG GGGCTGACCCACAGCAAAGCGCAGGAGATCCTGGCCCGGGACGGGCCCAACGCCCTCACGCCTCCCCCCACCACCCCGGAATGGGTCAAGTTCTGCCGCCAGCTCTTCGGAGGCTTCTCCATTCTGCTCTGGATCGGGGCTATCCTCTGCTTCCTAGCCTACGGCATCCAGGCGGGCACCGAGGATGACCCCGCGGGAGACAAC CTCTATCTGGGTATCGTCCTGGCTGCCGTGGTCATCATCACCGGCTGCTTCTCCTACTACCAGGAGGCCAAGAGCTCGAAAATCATGGAATCCTTCAAGAACATGGTCCCTCAG CAAGCCCTAGTGATTCGAGAAGGGGAGAAGATGCAGGTGAATGCCGAGGAGGTGGTGGTCGGTGACCTCGTGGAGATCAAGGGTGGGGACCGAGTCCCGGCCGACCTCAGGATCATCTCGGCCCACGGTTGCAAG GTGGACAATTCCTCTCTGACTGGCGAGTCTGAGCCCCAGACGCGATCCCCAGACTGTACACATGACAACCCCTTGGAGACCAGGAACATCACCTTCTTTTCCACCAATTGTGTGGAAG GCACAGCCCGAGGCGTGGTGGTGGCCACGGGTGACCGGACCGTCATGGGCAGAATCGCAACTCTAGCCTCCGGACTGGAGGTGGGCAAGACTCCCATCGCCATTGAGATCGAGCACTTCATCCAGCTGATCACGGGCGTGGCTGTCTTCCTGGGCGTCTCCTTCTTCATCCTCTCCCTCATCCTGGGCTACACCTGGCTCGAGGCCGTCATCTTCCTCATCGGCATCATCGTGGCCAATGTGCCCGAGGGCCTGCTGGCCACCGTCACC GTGTGCCTGACGCTGACCGCCAAGCGAATGGCCCGCAAGAACTGCCTGGTAAAGAACCTGGAGGCCGTGGAGACCCTGGGCTCCACTTCCACCATCTGCTCGGACAAGACCGGGACCCTGACCCAGAACCGGATGACCGTTGCCCACATGTGGTTTGACAACCAGATCCATGAGGCAGACACCACCGAGGACCAGTCTG GAACCTCCTTTGACAAGAGCTCCCACACCTGGGTGGCCCTGTCCCACATCGCCGGCCTCTGCAACCGGGCTGTCTTCAAGGGGGGCCAGGACAACATACCTGTGCTCAAG AGGGACGTGGCAGGAGACGCTTCCGAGTCAGCCCTCCTGAAATGCATCGAATTGTCATCCGGCTCCGTGAAGCTCATGCGGGAAAGGAACAAGAAAGTGGCCGAGATCCCcttcaactccaccaacaaataCCAG CTCTCCATCCACGAGACAGAGGACCCCAATGACAACCGATATCTGCTGGTGATGAAGGGCGCCCCTGAGAGGATCCTGGACAGATGCTCCACCATTCTGCTTCAGGGCAAAGAGCAGACCTTGGATGATGAACTCAAGGAGGCCTTCCAGAATGCTTACTTGGAGCTGGGCGGGCTGGGTGAACGGGTGCTCG GGTTCTGCCACTACTACTTGCCTGAGGAACAGTTCCCCAAGGGATTTGCCTTCGACTGTGACGACGTCAACTTCACCACGGACAACCTCTGCTTCGTCGGCCTCATGTCCATGATTGACCCACCCAGGGCCGCCGTCCCCGATGCTGTGGGCAAATGCCGGAGCGCCGGCATCAAG GTGATCATGGTAACCGGCGACCACCCCATCACGGCCAAAGCCATCGCCAAGGGCGTCGGGATCATCTCGGAAGGCAACGAGACTGTGGAGGACATCGCCGCCAGGCTCAACATCCCCGTGAGCCAGGTCAACCCCAG GGACGCCAAGGCCTGCGTGATCCACGGCACGGACCTGAAGGATTTCTCCTCAGAACAGATCGATGAAATCTTGCAGAACCACACAGAGATTGTATTTGCCCGGACCTCCCCACAGCAGAAACTCATCATTGTGGAAGGCTGCCAGAGACAG GGTGCTATCGTAGCCGTGACTGGGGATGGTGTGAACGACTCACCCGCCCTGAAGAAGGCAGATATCGGTGTAGCTATGGGGATCGCCGGCTCCGACGTCTCCAAGCAGGCAGCCGACATGATTTTGCTGGATGATAACTTTGCATCCATCGTCACCGGCGTGGAGGAGG GCCGACTGATCTTCGACAACCTGAAGAAATCCATTGCCTACACCCTGACCAGCAACATCCCTGAGATaacccccttccttcttttcatcatgGCCAACATCCCTCTGCCCCTGGGAACCATCACCATCCTCTGCATTGACCTGGGCACAGATATG GTCCCCGCCATCTCCCTGGCCTATGAGGCTGCAGAGAGCGACATCATGAAGCGACAGCCCCGAAATCCAAGGACGGACAAGCTGGTGAACGAGAGGCTCATCAGTATGGCGTACGGGCAGATCG GAATGATCCAGGCTCTTGGTGGTTTCTTTGCCTATTTCGTGATTCTGGCGGAGAACGGCTTCCTGCCTTCCAACCTCGTGGGCATTCGGCTCAACTGGGACGACCGGACGGTCAACGACCTTGAGGACAGCTATGGGCAGCAGTGG ACCTACGAGCAGCGCAAGTCCGTGGAGTTCACCTGTCACACAGCCTTCTTCGTCAGCATCGTGGTGGTGCAGTGGGCAGATCTCATCATCTGCAAGACCAGGAGGAACTCTGTGTTCCAGCAGGGCATGAA
- the ATP1A3 gene encoding sodium/potassium-transporting ATPase subunit alpha-3 isoform X2 — MGDKKDDKGSPKKGKNKERRDMDDLKKEVAMTEHKMSVEEVCRKYNTDCVQGLTHSKAQEILARDGPNALTPPPTTPEWVKFCRQLFGGFSILLWIGAILCFLAYGIQAGTEDDPAGDNLYLGIVLAAVVIITGCFSYYQEAKSSKIMESFKNMVPQQALVIREGEKMQVNAEEVVVGDLVEIKGGDRVPADLRIISAHGCKVDNSSLTGESEPQTRSPDCTHDNPLETRNITFFSTNCVEGTARGVVVATGDRTVMGRIATLASGLEVGKTPIAIEIEHFIQLITGVAVFLGVSFFILSLILGYTWLEAVIFLIGIIVANVPEGLLATVTVCLTLTAKRMARKNCLVKNLEAVETLGSTSTICSDKTGTLTQNRMTVAHMWFDNQIHEADTTEDQSGTSFDKSSHTWVALSHIAGLCNRAVFKGGQDNIPVLKRDVAGDASESALLKCIELSSGSVKLMRERNKKVAEIPFNSTNKYQLSIHETEDPNDNRYLLVMKGAPERILDRCSTILLQGKEQTLDDELKEAFQNAYLELGGLGERVLGFCHYYLPEEQFPKGFAFDCDDVNFTTDNLCFVGLMSMIDPPRAAVPDAVGKCRSAGIKVIMVTGDHPITAKAIAKGVGIISEGNETVEDIAARLNIPVSQVNPRDAKACVIHGTDLKDFSSEQIDEILQNHTEIVFARTSPQQKLIIVEGCQRQGAIVAVTGDGVNDSPALKKADIGVAMGIAGSDVSKQAADMILLDDNFASIVTGVEEGRLIFDNLKKSIAYTLTSNIPEITPFLLFIMANIPLPLGTITILCIDLGTDMVPAISLAYEAAESDIMKRQPRNPRTDKLVNERLISMAYGQIGMIQALGGFFAYFVILAENGFLPSNLVGIRLNWDDRTVNDLEDSYGQQWTYEQRKSVEFTCHTAFFVSIVVVQWADLIICKTRRNSVFQQGMKNKILIFGLFEETALAAFLSYCPGMDVALRMYPLKPSWWFCAFPYSFLIFVYDEIRKLILRRNPGGWVEKETYY; from the exons ATGGGG GACAAGAAAGATGACAAGGGCTCGCCCAAGAAGGGCAAGAACAAGGAACGCCGGGACATGGACGACCTCAAGAAGGAGGTGGCCATG ACCGAGCACAAGATGTCAGTGGAAGAGGTGTGTCGGAAATACAACACTGACTGTGTGCAG GGGCTGACCCACAGCAAAGCGCAGGAGATCCTGGCCCGGGACGGGCCCAACGCCCTCACGCCTCCCCCCACCACCCCGGAATGGGTCAAGTTCTGCCGCCAGCTCTTCGGAGGCTTCTCCATTCTGCTCTGGATCGGGGCTATCCTCTGCTTCCTAGCCTACGGCATCCAGGCGGGCACCGAGGATGACCCCGCGGGAGACAAC CTCTATCTGGGTATCGTCCTGGCTGCCGTGGTCATCATCACCGGCTGCTTCTCCTACTACCAGGAGGCCAAGAGCTCGAAAATCATGGAATCCTTCAAGAACATGGTCCCTCAG CAAGCCCTAGTGATTCGAGAAGGGGAGAAGATGCAGGTGAATGCCGAGGAGGTGGTGGTCGGTGACCTCGTGGAGATCAAGGGTGGGGACCGAGTCCCGGCCGACCTCAGGATCATCTCGGCCCACGGTTGCAAG GTGGACAATTCCTCTCTGACTGGCGAGTCTGAGCCCCAGACGCGATCCCCAGACTGTACACATGACAACCCCTTGGAGACCAGGAACATCACCTTCTTTTCCACCAATTGTGTGGAAG GCACAGCCCGAGGCGTGGTGGTGGCCACGGGTGACCGGACCGTCATGGGCAGAATCGCAACTCTAGCCTCCGGACTGGAGGTGGGCAAGACTCCCATCGCCATTGAGATCGAGCACTTCATCCAGCTGATCACGGGCGTGGCTGTCTTCCTGGGCGTCTCCTTCTTCATCCTCTCCCTCATCCTGGGCTACACCTGGCTCGAGGCCGTCATCTTCCTCATCGGCATCATCGTGGCCAATGTGCCCGAGGGCCTGCTGGCCACCGTCACC GTGTGCCTGACGCTGACCGCCAAGCGAATGGCCCGCAAGAACTGCCTGGTAAAGAACCTGGAGGCCGTGGAGACCCTGGGCTCCACTTCCACCATCTGCTCGGACAAGACCGGGACCCTGACCCAGAACCGGATGACCGTTGCCCACATGTGGTTTGACAACCAGATCCATGAGGCAGACACCACCGAGGACCAGTCTG GAACCTCCTTTGACAAGAGCTCCCACACCTGGGTGGCCCTGTCCCACATCGCCGGCCTCTGCAACCGGGCTGTCTTCAAGGGGGGCCAGGACAACATACCTGTGCTCAAG AGGGACGTGGCAGGAGACGCTTCCGAGTCAGCCCTCCTGAAATGCATCGAATTGTCATCCGGCTCCGTGAAGCTCATGCGGGAAAGGAACAAGAAAGTGGCCGAGATCCCcttcaactccaccaacaaataCCAG CTCTCCATCCACGAGACAGAGGACCCCAATGACAACCGATATCTGCTGGTGATGAAGGGCGCCCCTGAGAGGATCCTGGACAGATGCTCCACCATTCTGCTTCAGGGCAAAGAGCAGACCTTGGATGATGAACTCAAGGAGGCCTTCCAGAATGCTTACTTGGAGCTGGGCGGGCTGGGTGAACGGGTGCTCG GGTTCTGCCACTACTACTTGCCTGAGGAACAGTTCCCCAAGGGATTTGCCTTCGACTGTGACGACGTCAACTTCACCACGGACAACCTCTGCTTCGTCGGCCTCATGTCCATGATTGACCCACCCAGGGCCGCCGTCCCCGATGCTGTGGGCAAATGCCGGAGCGCCGGCATCAAG GTGATCATGGTAACCGGCGACCACCCCATCACGGCCAAAGCCATCGCCAAGGGCGTCGGGATCATCTCGGAAGGCAACGAGACTGTGGAGGACATCGCCGCCAGGCTCAACATCCCCGTGAGCCAGGTCAACCCCAG GGACGCCAAGGCCTGCGTGATCCACGGCACGGACCTGAAGGATTTCTCCTCAGAACAGATCGATGAAATCTTGCAGAACCACACAGAGATTGTATTTGCCCGGACCTCCCCACAGCAGAAACTCATCATTGTGGAAGGCTGCCAGAGACAG GGTGCTATCGTAGCCGTGACTGGGGATGGTGTGAACGACTCACCCGCCCTGAAGAAGGCAGATATCGGTGTAGCTATGGGGATCGCCGGCTCCGACGTCTCCAAGCAGGCAGCCGACATGATTTTGCTGGATGATAACTTTGCATCCATCGTCACCGGCGTGGAGGAGG GCCGACTGATCTTCGACAACCTGAAGAAATCCATTGCCTACACCCTGACCAGCAACATCCCTGAGATaacccccttccttcttttcatcatgGCCAACATCCCTCTGCCCCTGGGAACCATCACCATCCTCTGCATTGACCTGGGCACAGATATG GTCCCCGCCATCTCCCTGGCCTATGAGGCTGCAGAGAGCGACATCATGAAGCGACAGCCCCGAAATCCAAGGACGGACAAGCTGGTGAACGAGAGGCTCATCAGTATGGCGTACGGGCAGATCG GAATGATCCAGGCTCTTGGTGGTTTCTTTGCCTATTTCGTGATTCTGGCGGAGAACGGCTTCCTGCCTTCCAACCTCGTGGGCATTCGGCTCAACTGGGACGACCGGACGGTCAACGACCTTGAGGACAGCTATGGGCAGCAGTGG ACCTACGAGCAGCGCAAGTCCGTGGAGTTCACCTGTCACACAGCCTTCTTCGTCAGCATCGTGGTGGTGCAGTGGGCAGATCTCATCATCTGCAAGACCAGGAGGAACTCTGTGTTCCAGCAGGGCATGAA